CGACAAATCCAGAGGTTTCTCGAAGAAGTTCACCAGCGCCTGCTCCGTGAGCAGCGAGGCCAGGATCTGAGCGTAGCTCACCGTCCACTCGTTGTCCGCTGTCGCCGAACTCCTGCTGCCTCTGCGGGCGTCGACCCCGCCCGCCGCTGTCGAGCCCTCCTGGCTGTTGGCCTCTGATCCGGCGATTTTACCGCGATGGCCGACCTCGCCGATCTGCAGCACGAGACTGGTGACTGTGGCGATAGCCTGGAAGAGCTCATTCTCCTCCGGGTCGCCGTGGAACATGCTGTAGAGCGTTTTACAAAACTGGATGAACTCCGACTGCACAAGAAGGAACAAAGAGAGTTAATTAACAAACTTCTGCATGTTTGTCTGATTATTTAAAGCAGAATACATATTTTTGGTCTTGACTTTTTGTCAGAAATCTGACTTTTTTCATAcagctaagaaaaaaaaatctaaactaaTCTTACTCCTATACCTGGTTCATGAGAGGCAGAGGCTTCTCCACatctttctccttctctttgGCCAGATCCTGGAGCATCTGCTTCAGCTGATCCTGGTAATCTTTCACTTCACCGTCATCACCTAAAACAACAAGAGAGAGATTTCCTTCAGCCTCACAAGTAAATCCCCCTGATAAGTGGAATAACATGACGAGTGAGCGTGTTTGCACTGACGAGGGGGCAGATTAACATAGAGAGGTCTGTTTGTGGACAGCAGGGGGCTCTTCATAACCGAGGGGTCATCTTCAGTTTCTGTCAGAGCTGCAGATGCGAACAAACGCAAAAGGAATCAATAAATCGCCAACATGAGAGTAGAGCTCAATAACTCGTCATTCACATAATGAATAACCTGGAGGGATGTGAAGGCAGTAAAGCAGCCTTATTTTCTCATTCAGCTCCCCAAAGTACAGCgtgtctggaaaaaaaacatgaggaGACAGAGCAAAGTGAaacttctttttatttcagcttTATGCATTTTCCATTTCCCCGCCTGTCCTCCCTCTACCTACCCAGCCAGCTGGCAAAGTCTCTAAAGGTGACCAGGTTGTCGCAGTCCTGGTCCAGGAGGGTGAAGGTGCGGTTGGCCAGCGTGTCGGTGTGCTGGTTGGAGACGTCGGGCCATGGCACCAGCAGCCCATACAGGCTTTTAAACTGAGGTCGGTCCAGCCGATACTGCCGTTCTATAAAGGAGCGATTCGAGTCACAGTAGTGCCACGCTGCTGCCTCTGCCGCTGCCGCCGCGCTGCTGTCACCCCAGTACAGAGTGATGAAGTGCTCCGTctgcagggaggaggaggacagagaaaaacaaaatgatttaaGGTCTCTTTCACATATCAATTAGTCTGTCAGCAAGGAAGGAAAATAACCTTGAAGAGATCGTAGATGTCGGCCAAGTTCTCTGCAGGGATGGAAACATCTGGCGACACCAGTCTCAACTGTAAAGGTGCATAAAAAAAGGGGAGCATTAGAAACAGCTGAGAGCTGGGTATGTGTTACTGATGTGTCCTTCAAGCTTCTTTTGAGCAGCTTTAAAGATGTTTGAGATTCTGTGTCAGTCTTCTCACCGCATTTTCTTTGGTGGTGTCTTCGTGTGCCTGAAGCACCTGGATTCTGTGCCGACAGCGGAGCTGCTCAATCTGCCGCACTGTCAGGTCTCCGAATTTCTGAGGTCAGAGAGCACAGCATGAAAGATATCTCATGAACTGTGATGACTAAATGAGGATTATGAAGAAGGTCAGTAGAGCGAAATGTAGTTGAATAAGCCAGAGGTGAAAAGCTCACTTATCTAACAAAAGGAAGCGAAAGAAAACAAGTAAAGGAGTTGGTGCACAATATGCACAAACTAATTATTTAAGGCAAATATCAGGCAAAAAATGTGCATCTCTTACGATATAGGAGTCATTGATGAGGTCAGTGATGTTTGTGTGCCTCTTAGCGACACTGCAGCTAGTTTCCTCTGCAGCAGGCGAGGAGGATGGAAAACCGGGGCACTCTTCATTTCCAACCTGGTCCAGAAAACTGGGAATCACAGGAAAACCAACGAGGTGTTAAATTCCACCCGTGCACATACAATTATAAACCATACAATGCAGACAAAAGCACAAAGTAATGTAAGAAAGCATTCATGTCAATCAGTGGCACAATGCTTTGAGTTTTGCTTTACCAACAAGCTGCAAACCTACCCTGTGAGAATCATAAGCGCCTGCCCGTCATCTGTGCTGGATGAAAGCTCCGCAGCATTGGCCTCCAGCACAGCCAGACCAAGCTGGAAGATGGCTTTGATTCCGTGGAAGAAGAAGCAGTCGACCACGCAGACGGCGCTTTGGAACGGCAGGACGCTCAGGAACAGGGTGAGGAACCAAGACAGGGACACAGAGGAGAGGGTGGAAAGGTCTGGAATCTGTTCAGCCAGCTCTGGCAGACGCTCCCTGATGAGCTCCTCGAACACCGACTGGTCCACCTGAGCGCCTGCAGGAGAGGGCGGTGGAGTCAGACAGTGTTGGGGCAAAGAAGGCCTTGAATGTAGGCCTGTCCAAATTTTTCTCCAAGTTAAATATATTCAAGACGTGCTATGATTCTCATAAGTCTGACCTGTGTGATGCCCATTTTTCCTTAATATATGGCTCTTTTTCATCATTctgaccactagatggcagcatAAACATGCTATTCAGTCTGTGCTGTTCTGCAGTTCCACAAAAGATTTTTATAGTAAGGCATTACTTCTCTTTGCTAAATAGCTGCTGTGTATGTTAGGTAATggtaatgttaatgtggtttcagtgttttaacTAGAGGCAGGTTGTTGCCAGAATAAATATATCAATGTTTTTTTGTGGGGATTTTTTGCCTCTTTTGAAATGTGGAAACTGTTtacttgaatttttttttaaaaaagtaatgttGTGAATCTATGCTTCTACAGAGTCTCAGACCACAATCACTGTTCTTTCAAAAATAAGTGACACCCACAAACATGTGGACattaaaaggaaaaggaaattgCTACAAATGCAACACGCAGGGCAAAAATAAACACCTTTACAAACACAGGAAATAATGTCTATTCTGAAAGCCCGTCTCAGAAACGGTACATACACCACAgtaacagcaacaacagcagcaacacagTAACCACTTATGTGCTTATTTTAAAGCGTGGCTGCAAGCAAATAAAGCTTAAAATGTATTGCTGCTCTCTGGGCTCTTTACCTATGACCCTGCGATTGAAGTAGTCGGGCAGCATTCTTTCACACACGGCCACCAGCAGCCAGAAGGCATCTTCCTCTTTAGcatacagcagcagcaccgaTGCCAGGATGTTCATAGACTagtgagagagaaagcaaaATTCACACATGCATCTTAAAGTCAGGATGAACACTTGAATCACATGACTGTAAGTGGTTCTAGTATTACACTATAAGTGCCACCATTACAAAAATGATTAATACTGCTGCTTAAACGCCTTTACCTGACAGTATCCGATCTTTGGGTTGCGGTGAGCATACGCAGTGAGGACGCGCCTGAGTGCAGCAATTCCCGTTGGGTTTTGGAAAGCGGGATGGTCCGGCAGTGAGCGGTGCAGGTCCCGTTCGATCTCCTCTGTGGCCAGGTTGTTATGGCCCATTGATTTCTGCACCAAGCTGGCGTAGTAGCCCTCATGGGACCCTAGGTCAGAGGATGCATCTGCACAAACCACACAGGAATTGAGAAATTGTAAACGGAGAATGACCTGCTACCCCGTTTTGTTCCCcaacgatatatatatatatgctataAGAAAAATCCCAGGTTAAAATTATTCTGCACACCTGTGCCTTTTACCTTCGACCAGTTTCATTTTTAGTTATTCTTTGCGGCACACAGGGACTATGTTTGGATAAAAAGAAGTGAGACTGAGCAGAGGAACGGACCACACACCAAAATAAAATCTGACTGACTGAAAGAGTGCCATTGCCTGAGGAACAACAGATGCAGAGAAGAGGATGTGAAGCCCAAGTTGGgtttaaacacagacacacacacctgtaaTTCCATACTTGTGGGGACCCTTACAGTAATTCATTGCCTGCTGGGGCCAGGACCACAGTGAGACTTAGATTTATTCTCAAAGTTTGTCttcttgttttgtgtgtgcTGGCCTACCACATCTAGGTTTTTACTCAGCAGATACATCAGTGTATCACTcataatcaaacacacacacacacacacacacacacacacacacacacacacacacacacacacacacacacacacacacacacacacacacacacaaacacacaaacacaggactTTACTCTTccggtcaaaagttttagaccaccccaatttttccagttatttattaCAATTGAAGTAATTCAAGTCCACATTGCAGAATTATACTTAAAAGCCTTTTTcagggaacacaatatattttgacaatttaaagctgttctgcagcaatggAAGCTGATCAAACCTTGAaagctggtgctactaattcctacaggtgttccagtttttctggattacttacaaccccgtctgtctgcataaaagcaatgttggaacacactgtggtaccaAACCCTCGTGAGCATCAGTGAACAGTATTGTACTGCAGATAGTGGTGTGTTGCTACAAAAATGGCGGGAAAAAGgcaattaacaatggaagagcgacagaccatcataacacttaaaaatgtaggTCTTTCCTACTGAGAAATTacaaagaaagtcaaggtgtcagtgagtacagtttccttcaccatcAAAAGGCTCTCAGAAACTGGGGCAAACgctgacaggaagaggtctgaCAGATGAATCACCACAAATGAATCAGAGGgcaagtttctgagagttaacaaCTTGCATGATAGgcggctcacaggacaacagcttcaagcacagcttaatAGTGGTCGTAGTAAGCAAGTCTCAGCTTCAAATGTGAAGAGAAGAGTtcgagctgcaggtttgacagaaCGAGTTGCAGAAGGAAAGCCATTGCTAAGATGtcagaataaaaaaagaggGGTTTGCCTAGACCATGAAACACCACCATTGTACTACTGTGgactggaagaaggtattaTGATTAGTCAAATTTTGAAATGTTCGGTTCATCACGCAGGATCTTTGTACGCCGTCAAGTAGATGAAAGGATGattccacagtgtgtggcatcaactgtcaaacatggaggaggaagtgtgatggtctggagtTGTTTTGCTGAATCCAGGGTCGGTGACTTGTACAGAGTGAGAGGCACCCTGAATCAAAACAGCAaccacagcattctgcagcgCCATGCAATACCCTCTGGTATGAGCCTAGTTGGGCAGGGGTTCATCCGacagcaagataatgacccaaaacataagtCCAAGCTAGGCCAGAACTACCTCTGGTAAAAAGTACAAGATGataagcttgaaaacatggagcagacagcacagtctccagacttaaaccccattgagctggtttgggatgaactggacagaagagtgaaagcaaagcaacctacaAGTGAACTGAACTGCAACAGATATGGGAAGAACTTTCTGAACAATATTTGATTCCTGTTGTAGAAAGTATGCCACGGGTGTGTTCAGCAGTTATATCTGCCAAAGGTGGCGACTTTGATGAGTCAAAAGTTTAGAATACATTTTTGGTCAATAAATTAATTCTATGATTTCTTGTTTAACTCCAATTGCTTTCATTTCAGAATACAATGACACATTAAACTGCATAATTTTCAATACAAAAATTGAAACATTGgggtatgtatatgtatacacaccCCAATTTTTATATAGCATGTAGGAAATATGTTCCAGTTTTGCAGATGTGCCACAATTGCGGGCAGGCTAAAACAGCCTAATTAACTTCTGCTAATTTGACGTGTTGATGGGTATCAGAAGACTGCATGGcctccttgaaccaacacaacGCTTCacttgtgcagcacagacagtgTGCAGCAGTCTGTTATTAAGATATTTGAAATAGTTCTTATAGTGTTTTGCCTCCTTTAACATTGATGACAGTTTGAAGTCTTTTGTGGtagttaaagaaaaaataaagtacttTATTTTCTCAGATGATAAAGCTGTCCATACTTCTTTGCAAAATGCCTCCACTTCCTGTTCTCTGTACAGTAACTCAGTGATATTGATGCCATCTGCGTGGTCCTATGCTATCAAGCCAAAACTTCCAGGGTGtgtaaacttttgatcagggtCTTGGGTAGTTTCTGTTGTctttatgatttaaaaaactACTGACCGTGAGTGAAAGTAACGTTTTTGTATTATCATTATTTCTGAAAaatggacaaaacaaaaaaaaaaaaagcataaattcTTCCAGGGTATGTAAACCTatgaccacaactgtatacatatatatatataaatatatatatttatatacctGAAAATATCATCCACAGCTCCCCTCGCAGTGACTCTGGTATCCCCATGGCCACAAGCTTTTGGATCTTCTCTGTGCGAAACATGTGGACGCCACGTCCGAACTCAGAGAAATGATCCTCCCACAGCCGCTCCTTCACCTGATCCGTGCTctaagacaaacacacacatttcctgATCCTGATTCTGACTTACTACATTCAGCTGATGGATATGGTTCTTTTCTAACTCTTAGGGAGAGACGACCCTTTTAAATCAGATCTGAAGTGACTCTGAATTCATTCGATTGGTTATTTATATATCAAATTACAGGTTTAGATGAACAGTGTCTCAGACTCCTCCCACCTTGTTGCCGTTGGTTCCTGGTTGATTTTGGTGGAAGGCCGTCATGAGAGCTTCACTGTTGACAGTGTTGCGCAGGACATGCTCCTCTATCTCTTCTTCATCAGAGTACCCAGTGTCATAATAGAAGGTGTAGTAAGGTGTTGGGGAGCTCTGTGGAAAATGTGAGGAACAAAAGAAACGTCAATAATTACAAACAATATTTCTATGAGTGGATCCCTTTGAAATTAGAGCTGAACAGTGCTTACAGTACTTCCCTTAGCCGTCatacaggaaatgtttccagtTCCACATATGGCATTTTAATTTTGATTAGAGAGAACATCATAAAGTGCTTCTAGCAACCGTTTGCCTTTATGATTTTGGTAACAACCCAGTGTATTGAACACTACTGACTATTTCTTTCTGTTGTGTTGTTGCATTGTTTCATTTTCCATTATCCGTATAAATGGCAGGTCCCACCCAATTAAACATCCCACTCACCACGCTCCTCTTGCCCTCTTTCCTGCTGCGGAACATGGACCGTTTCCACTGCAGCGCTCGAAGTCTGGAGTTCATGTTCTCAACCAGCTCATCTCTGTCGTTCAGCTCAATCAGTTGGAAGGCCTTTTTAGTCCGAATACTCACTATGACAGGGTTGGGCAGCGCGCTGGTGCTGTCTGCTTTCTCTATGGACAACACCTGGTAACAAAAATGGCCAAAAGAAGTGGTAACgcatcataacacacacacagttgttcTTTGTGCAAAAGCAGAGCAGGAATGCAGACTGGCTCCTGCTGCTCAAGCTGGAATCGAAAGAAGAGAAACATCTTCAAAAGTGGGAATCCAAGGGGCTGAAATTACTAACAACATTGCAGCCACGTACGAAGTATGCAGAATcaggaggagcagaggggtAGATTAGGTTTGTGAAAGACAATGCTTCAAtagaaaacacaggaaacagaggatTAGAAAGTATGAATGACTGAACAGATTGAACCACCAGCTGATACTCTCTTCCTTTCACAATGAACTGCAAAGACTTTATTACAAACTAGGATCTAAAAGACTGAATTCCCCCAAAATGACTTAAGGCTTGTCTttttcaccttcatgtttttttttgcagtttgcaaTCTGGCTGTTAATTTGTGTCAAAGAGACAAGTGCCACTAAAACCACTTACTTTACATTCCTGACAGCTAACAAAGTGTATACattgtgttttcatttccttCTGCAGGGTGCCACGTGATCAACCACATGAAATCAGTCCACATGTTACCGGTTAACCACAGCAGACAGAATAAACAAAGACTCCCCGTGAAAGCTGTCTTATAGGGACAGCAAAGATGAAGCTAGACTTTTCATTAATAAGTGCATTTATGTTCAGGTAGTCACTACTAACTGTATCACATGACATGGGACCAAAGGTTTTTGGGCCTTCTGTCACTCCCTGTAGACACCTGCAGTCTTTTAATTAGCCACATGGCTGCATTTACAATGCATTGTAACCTGGATTACTGTCCATtatgtttattgttttatgaGACACTTAAAGATTTAACTTGAACTTTTGTACTTTATGAGAGCCATCAGCAGGCCACAGTTATAAATGTCAGGGAGGGAAGTATGTAATAGCTCTAATAATATGCTAAATGGCAAGTACTGTACCTCTGAGAGGGGTATGAGCAGGATGAGGTTGCCTTCCTCTCGGCTGGAGAAACACAGATAACTGTCGGTGGTGTAGAGAGTCCCGGCTGTGTGGCAGCGGGCGTGTGGTGTCCAAACTGAACAGGAGGCCACCTCATAGAGGTTTTCACTCCGTGGGAGTCGAAACAGAGCCAGAACATATTCCCTAATAGCCTGCTCCTCTAGGATCCTGGGAGGGGGAGATGGTTAGAGGAAGAGTCAGACAATGAGGAAGTTTGAGACCGGTGGGGGAGTGAAAGCAAAAGCAAATGACATTACAAAAACTTCAATCAGTGAGGAAATGGGTCCAAAAGGACAAAAAATATAAACGTCTCATTCACTTTCACTGAAAACTACACATAGGGaaatataaacagtacttaTTCTGGCTGAGAAATCAAATCTTCCTTTTTTGTGCTCACAGTTacttaaaataacacatttctgGCAAACAGATAAATCTCTACAGAATAAAGCTCTGGTCCTTAAAGGCCAAAGAGGAGGCCTTAAACTTGTATATCAACAGCTTCCAAAATACCAAAACCGTATCAGCTGTTTGAAATGGAGTACAGAAGCTGTGCCAGTGAACGGCAACAGCAACAGTGACGCTCAACACTGAACAAATGCGTTGCGCTAAGCTCAACGATGCATGACTGTGTCAACGTCACATTAAACGAAGACAAAGAGGAGCTGTAGCACGGCCTTGCTATGTGCGTGATAATCGACTGCAGTGCAAGAATAGAACACTTAAGTACAGTGCTGCTCGGCAGAGTTTATTGCAGAGCTTTAAATCCCACCCTATAATTTTCCAAGGCAAGAGAAGCGGCCTTGTTTCCTCACCTTTTATCCTTTCCCAGTGCAAATGCTCTtcattttttctatttaagcTGCATTTATCAATGACTGGCATTACAAATCACATCACTTAAGGCTctgtaaataaatataacagAACAGTTGTGGCCAGAATTTTAAATATACTCATCCTGAATGTGGttgtaatttggggcttttaatgatttttttgaactgttctttttgcAGAGTATAATGACTGGACAGGCCAGGAAACCCATTCCTGAAGCATCAAAATTAACGTTAGCCCACTGCATCAGTTCAAAAACCAGTTTTGATGCATGTTAGGTATCACTGTCACTCTTCAACACTAAActgtgtccaagtttcaaccGTCTAGCTGTTGAAGTTAAATAATTGGGAGGAAGTCCTCCTTCTGCATTATTCTATCCACCTTGTGCACCAAGACCACTGGCAGCAACAACAGCCCCAgtgcatgatgctaccaccaccatgctccACATGTGGTGGTACAAACACATTCCTCTGTGGCCAAATAGATCAATCTTTGTCTCATTTGACCACAAAACTTTCCCCAGAAGGCATTTGGCTTGTCCATGTGGGCAGCTGCAAGTTTCGGTTAAGCTTGAATAGCTTGATTTTCGACGAGGGGCTTCTTACTTGGTCTCTCAGTCCACTGCGATGTAAAACTTGCCGTGGTCTGATTCGCTGGACTGTGGATAGTGACATTAGTGATCCACATCCAACTCATGGTAGGCTTGAGCCTTAGTGTTTCTTGGGTTGTCCCTGAGCATCCGAACCAATTTCCAAATCTTTAAAGTGGTCACACATCTGAGTAGCTTATACTTACATACAGTTGTTTGAACTCATGATCTTGGAAGTTGTTTGGAAATGGCTCCAAGAGACTGTGtacttttgaccctgtgtggattaaaGAAAATCCGAAATTCAAATTCGACTGTGCTCTTCCACGTTAAAGATGTTGGTGTGAAGCAGGTCTATCGAACACGTGTTTGTAGGAGAGTCGTCTTACGCTTCCACGCTTCAGTGACAAGCACCTCCATCTGGTCGGTAAAACAAACCGACCTCAGAGCTGCGGTGAGAGCGCTTGCGTTGTATTTCAGGGATGTCTGGTCACCCTTTCGCAAAAGCAAGAAatctatttttgctttttaactcCTTTCGCAGAAACGTAGGCTTTATTCTTGAAGATGCGAAACATGCAGAATATGTACATACGGATGTGTTTCAGGCAGATTTGAAGTGAGTTTCTGCCTCCAACCTCTAAACTGCCAAGAGACAGGCTGGTTGTGCCCTGAGGAGatcaattcaattttaaacACAGCTCTTTGTCCTCTATTTTCTGAcccaaatgtttttatttcccaTCTGAAAAAGAAGCTCCCCCAGCACAACTAAAATGCAACAGACAATAACTGTTCGTTGTCTGTATATATGCTATAACACAATCCTttcactttacactacatttgTTTAAAGCGCAAGCATCATTTTTAACATTCTGCCCTGTTATTTGGATGTTTAGATGCTTACTTCTCACATCCTGCGATATGTGCATTAGTGAAACGTGAAACACAGCACAGCGACTGGCGTGCAGATTTATGTGACCTCTGATAATATATATAGAAAGAGTCAAAATAGAATAGAAACTGAATTACTATGCCACTGCAGATGTTT
This is a stretch of genomic DNA from Pelmatolapia mariae isolate MD_Pm_ZW linkage group LG16_19, Pm_UMD_F_2, whole genome shotgun sequence. It encodes these proteins:
- the LOC134645752 gene encoding TBC1 domain family member 8, whose protein sequence is MWLNPDEVLLKNVLKLWVTERSNDFFLLQRRRGHGESNSRITGLLVGALDNVLDSTARVTPFRILLQVPGSQVSWIIASGAAIEEVNKHWDWLVHNLLHSLSVFENKEDVASFVKGKVKGLIAEEVQGRQAAQEDDPGKFREALLKFEVHFGLPSSEKLVTYYSCCCWKGRVPRQGFLYLSINHMAFYSFLLGKEVKFVIPWAEVTRLERASTALMPEAIRVTTRQRQREFSMFLNLDEAFGVIGQLADIALRRLLDSKGLELDRVLQQPARITKRILEEQAIREYVLALFRLPRSENLYEVASCSVWTPHARCHTAGTLYTTDSYLCFSSREEGNLILLIPLSEVLSIEKADSTSALPNPVIVSIRTKKAFQLIELNDRDELVENMNSRLRALQWKRSMFRSRKEGKRSVSSPTPYYTFYYDTGYSDEEEIEEHVLRNTVNSEALMTAFHQNQPGTNGNKSTDQVKERLWEDHFSEFGRGVHMFRTEKIQKLVAMGIPESLRGELWMIFSDASSDLGSHEGYYASLVQKSMGHNNLATEEIERDLHRSLPDHPAFQNPTGIAALRRVLTAYAHRNPKIGYCQSMNILASVLLLYAKEEDAFWLLVAVCERMLPDYFNRRVIGAQVDQSVFEELIRERLPELAEQIPDLSTLSSVSLSWFLTLFLSVLPFQSAVCVVDCFFFHGIKAIFQLGLAVLEANAAELSSSTDDGQALMILTGFLDQVGNEECPGFPSSSPAAEETSCSVAKRHTNITDLINDSYIKFGDLTVRQIEQLRCRHRIQVLQAHEDTTKENALRLVSPDVSIPAENLADIYDLFKTEHFITLYWGDSSAAAAAEAAAWHYCDSNRSFIERQYRLDRPQFKSLYGLLVPWPDVSNQHTDTLANRTFTLLDQDCDNLVTFRDFASWLDTLYFGELNEKIRLLYCLHIPPALTETEDDPSVMKSPLLSTNRPLYVNLPPRDDGEVKDYQDQLKQMLQDLAKEKEKDVEKPLPLMNQSEFIQFCKTLYSMFHGDPEENELFQAIATVTSLVLQIGEVGHRGKIAGSEANSQEGSTAAGGVDARRGSRSSATADNEWTVSYAQILASLLTEQALVNFFEKPLDLSAKITQAKESQYQQRAGLLTLQRASS